Genomic segment of Aliarcobacter trophiarum LMG 25534:
CTTTTTGCTAGTGATTTTGGAGTAAAACAATTTATTTTATAATTCGGATATAGTTCTGCTACATTTTTAGCAATTTTTACAGTTGTGATAAATGTAAACTCTTTCACAATCTATCCTTTAATTTTTGATAATCTTGTAGCTTTAAAACTACTATCAAGTTCAGCTTTTAGTCCATAACTATGACTTATTGTTTCAAGTTCACTTAGACTAAAATATCCAAGCTCTTGCTCAAAGCCATCTACTAAACCATAACAAGTGTTATAGTCTGATTTATCAATCTCTATAATGTACCAAGTCCAGTTTGAATTTGGTAGAAATATTTTAAATTTGCATATTGGGTCTTTTAGTATTGTAGAAGCATATAGCTCTGGAATTGATTGTAATTGCTCATTTGTAAGTAAGCTACTCATTATGCAGCTCCTTCTTCAAGCTGTTTGTACCAAGTTTTTGTTTTCCCATCCCATCTAAAACCACAAGCTTTGATACTATCTTTCTTAGCAAATATATCATCACCACTTACAATTAAAAATCCATTTTGCTCTACTACATCAAGACCTATTTTAAATAGTGATTCATACTCGTATGGGTCATAGCTTTGTTTAATGTTTCTATTATGATTAGTAGTTACATTTGTAACTGTTGGTGTTGGTGAAGATTGTCTATAGTTTGTTGTTGGTTTTGATTCATTATTAGCTTGATGATTTTTTGTTTTATCATAAAGAGAGTTTCCAAATTGGTTACCAAAGCTTCGCATAGCTCGTTTAAGTGCATCTGTTACTGCTTCTTTTGCAGCTCCTTCGTGTGCATCTGCTTGTGTTTTTGCAACTCCTGTACCAAATCCTACATCTTCACGGCTTAACTCTTGTGTATGATTTTCACTATGAACTAATACTTGAACTATTGCCTTATAGCAAATAACTTGATTTTGGTTTTGATTTTGCTCTTGGCTAACATGTTCTAGTTTTGAGATAGAATAAGACCAGTTACCAAATCCAAATATTTTATTTGCAGTTTCAATTACATCATGACCTTCTATGTAAGATAGGGAAATATTTCCCTTATCTCTTGTTTTAATTCTTGAACTATCAAGTTCTTGATTTAATATCTCTAATTGCTTTTTATCAAACATTGTTTTATCTCCTTTTTATAAAGATTTTTACTATTGGCTTTATTAAGCAACATTCTCTAAATTAGTATCATCATTTGTTACTAACTCTAGTGTTATTGGTTTTTGAGTATTGTTTGTATTATTGATAGCTTTTTTAGAGTTTACTTTTACCTTTGGTTTTATAGTTGTTGTTTCTGTAATAACTGATACAAGACCTTCAAGCTCTTTTTTACCTTTTGGTGTTTCAAGTGCTATTTTTATTGCTTCAATATCAGGAGTGAACTTTACATAACCTAATCCCATTACTTTATTCTCATTTAGTATTACAACATCTGATTTTGAAGTTGTTGATTCAGCTTGTAAAGTAAGTGAAGATATGAAGTTCCCATCTACTCTATCAACACCATTTTGAATAAAAACATCTGCAACTAACTCTTTAGCTAGAGTTAGTGCAGTTTGTAGTTTCTTTTTATAGTTTTGTAATTCTCTTACATTTGTTCCAATATGTTCAATCTTTGAAGCTATATCTTGCAAAGATAATCCTATATAATCAGCTTTTTGGAAGTATGGTGTATTTGAATCTTCTAAGATAGATTTTAAATACTCTTTGAAGTGTGTATTTGTACTAGACTCATTTAGATTTTCCATTTGTGTTTGAAGTTTATAGTTTACTAATTTCATTGTTTTCTCCTTATGCTGCTAAATTATGATTTGATTTTAAAAGTGCAACTTGTTCAACTGCTTCAAACAGCTCTTTATTAAATTTAATAGTTGCATCAATACCATTTATAGCTTTTGAGGTAAAAGTTTTATTTGTAATTAGATTTTTCATCTTAACACCACCTCTTATCATTGCTTCTTGAATACGATTATATGCACTCCAAAGTGTTGGTACATTATCCTCTTCATAGTTTACTTTTAAAAGTTCATCAGCTTTGATATAGTGTCTGTTTGTATCAAATCTAATATCTATTGCTGCATTTGCTAACATCTGTTCTTCTGCCTTTGTTAAAGAAATAGATTTAAAAGTAGCAACTATTTCTTTTATCTTTCGCATATATGATGTTACTTCAGCGATTGCATTTTTTACTTTCTCTTGTGTAAATCCTACATGAACGATTGAAGCGTGAACAAAGCTTTTACTTGGAACTACAAGCATATTTGAACACACAATTCTAAATATTGCTAAATCAACAATAAAGCTAGATGTTCTATTATGAGAGTTTGTTAAAACTA
This window contains:
- a CDS encoding DUF932 domain-containing protein, translated to MSVNQINKTVKPLSNDELFKVAPSIFSESPIETVSDKYAFVPTFKLLDTFRDAGYYPIMASESKVRDEENQGYQKHIIQFRSLENLLRPNAKDEYEDIVLTNSHNRTSSFIVDLAIFRIVCSNMLVVPSKSFVHASIVHVGFTQEKVKNAIAEVTSYMRKIKEIVATFKSISLTKAEEQMLANAAIDIRFDTNRHYIKADELLKVNYEEDNVPTLWSAYNRIQEAMIRGGVKMKNLITNKTFTSKAINGIDATIKFNKELFEAVEQVALLKSNHNLAA
- a CDS encoding Rad52/Rad22 family DNA repair protein; the protein is MFDKKQLEILNQELDSSRIKTRDKGNISLSYIEGHDVIETANKIFGFGNWSYSISKLEHVSQEQNQNQNQVICYKAIVQVLVHSENHTQELSREDVGFGTGVAKTQADAHEGAAKEAVTDALKRAMRSFGNQFGNSLYDKTKNHQANNESKPTTNYRQSSPTPTVTNVTTNHNRNIKQSYDPYEYESLFKIGLDVVEQNGFLIVSGDDIFAKKDSIKACGFRWDGKTKTWYKQLEEGAA
- a CDS encoding siphovirus Gp157 family protein, with the translated sequence MKLVNYKLQTQMENLNESSTNTHFKEYLKSILEDSNTPYFQKADYIGLSLQDIASKIEHIGTNVRELQNYKKKLQTALTLAKELVADVFIQNGVDRVDGNFISSLTLQAESTTSKSDVVILNENKVMGLGYVKFTPDIEAIKIALETPKGKKELEGLVSVITETTTIKPKVKVNSKKAINNTNNTQKPITLELVTNDDTNLENVA
- a CDS encoding DUF2958 domain-containing protein, with translation MSSLLTNEQLQSIPELYASTILKDPICKFKIFLPNSNWTWYIIEIDKSDYNTCYGLVDGFEQELGYFSLSELETISHSYGLKAELDSSFKATRLSKIKG